In the Candidatus Thermoplasmatota archaeon genome, AGGGGCAAGACGGTCGTCCTGACCACACACTACATGGACGAGGCGGTCAGGTGCGACATCGTAGGCATGATGCGGCTCGGGAAGCTCATAGGCGAGGGGACGCCGAGGGAACTCATGGCCTCGACTGCGACCAGCGACCTCGAATCCGCCTTCATGGTGATGGCCAAGAAGGTGGGAACGTGAAGATTGACAGGGTCCTTGCAGTCGCCAGGAAGAATCTGAGGTCACTCAAGCACGACCGGCGGACCATCGGGTTCCTGGTGCTCATGCCGCTCCTGATGATAACGATCTTCGGGTACACCTTCGGGGGCAATGTCAAAAACATCGAGGTGTACATCGTCAACCTTGACCAGGCACCGGCGAACCAGTCGATCTCGGCCGCAATCATCGCGGACCTCGAGACACGCGACACGCTGGACATCGTGAGGATCTACGGTCCTTCCGATGCTGGCGTCGACCCCGTCGGTATGGGCAGGGACAAGGTCAAGGACGCGAAGATCTGGGCGACGATAATCTTCAACGAGACTTTCACACAGGACGCTACTAGGCTGGCCGGCGATTCCAGCGGCCAGTCCGCGCTCGTGAGGATGATGGTCGACGGCACAAACCCGAACATAGTGCAGGCGATAAGCAACGACGTCCTCACGGCCATCAGAACGGCCCTTGGCTCGCGGGCGTTCGTAGCGCCCATAGCCGTCTCCACGGACCTCGTCTACGGCAAGGACGCGAGGTTCATAGACTTCTTCGCGCCTGGAGTGATGGGGCTCGCAGCGATGATGGTCACGTTCATGCTCTCGATCATATCGTTCATCCATGAACGCAGCACGTCCACCCTGGACAGGCTGCTGACGACGCCCGTCACCGAGGGGGAGATAGTCGCAGGATACGCACTCGCATTCGGGCTCGTGGGCCTCATCCAATCAGCCGTCATCATACTCGCGGCAGTCGCGCTGTTCGACATACAGATAGTCGGGAACCCGCTCACGGCGCTCTTGATAATATTCGTGTTCGGCGCGGGGATCCAGGGCTTGGGGTTCCTGCTCTCCTCAATGGCCAAGAACGAGTTCCAGGCAATACAGTTCATCCCCCTGATACTGTTCCCGTCGATCCTGCTCTCGGGCGTGTTCTGGCCGATAGAGGCCGTGCCGGCTGTGCTCAGACCGATATCGAACTTCATACCGCTCACATATGCGGTGGAGGGCATGAGGTCCGTCATGATCAGGGGCTGGGGTATTGGGGATATTTGGCTCCAGATCGGCGTGCTCGTGGTATTCGCATGTGTTATGCTCCTCCTGAGCGCTTACAGTCTGAGGAAGAGGAGATAGGGCATGGTGGACGCAAGGCCGAGGGTCGTGTTCGTATCCGAGGGGCAGGAGATAACCCACAGGCAGATGGAGGCCCTGGCCGCGCTTCACGAGAAGGGAAGCATGAGAAAGGCCGCCGAGGCGATCGGCGTCTCCACCCCCGTATTGCACAAGTACGTAAGAGAGATCGAGGTGAAGGCCGAGGCGAACCTAATCACCTCGACCAGCAAGGGGAGCCGGCTGACGGAGGCGGGGCTCGAACTGCTCAGGAGGTTCAGAGCATACGAGCTCAGGCTGAAGGACGAG is a window encoding:
- a CDS encoding ABC transporter permease, whose amino-acid sequence is MKIDRVLAVARKNLRSLKHDRRTIGFLVLMPLLMITIFGYTFGGNVKNIEVYIVNLDQAPANQSISAAIIADLETRDTLDIVRIYGPSDAGVDPVGMGRDKVKDAKIWATIIFNETFTQDATRLAGDSSGQSALVRMMVDGTNPNIVQAISNDVLTAIRTALGSRAFVAPIAVSTDLVYGKDARFIDFFAPGVMGLAAMMVTFMLSIISFIHERSTSTLDRLLTTPVTEGEIVAGYALAFGLVGLIQSAVIILAAVALFDIQIVGNPLTALLIIFVFGAGIQGLGFLLSSMAKNEFQAIQFIPLILFPSILLSGVFWPIEAVPAVLRPISNFIPLTYAVEGMRSVMIRGWGIGDIWLQIGVLVVFACVMLLLSAYSLRKRR